A stretch of Chitinophaga caeni DNA encodes these proteins:
- a CDS encoding ferritin-like domain-containing protein: MNFQNIFNQIEQVDPEFYARTDTRRESLKKFAGIGKKLALTAIPFALGSLFKKAYGTPPSSNVVLDVLNYALTLEYLEAEFYANSLTALPGMGAPTAAQNAIKVIADHEAAHVTLLKNVINSLGSTPVPKPTFDFTAGGAFNDVYTNYDLFLAVAQTFEDTGVRAYKGRAAEIVGGGDILEAALNIHSVEARHASHIRQMRRARSSDTSINIKPWITLNETAGIGSAVQASYNGEENVVQATVNIANLPSVSGTIGMTAASESFDEGLTKDQVLAIVAPFIVG, encoded by the coding sequence ATGAACTTTCAAAATATTTTTAATCAGATTGAACAAGTAGATCCCGAGTTTTATGCCCGCACCGATACCCGGCGCGAATCACTTAAAAAGTTTGCAGGCATCGGGAAGAAATTAGCTCTTACAGCTATTCCCTTCGCATTGGGATCTCTATTCAAAAAAGCATATGGCACACCGCCATCTTCCAACGTGGTGCTTGATGTGCTCAACTACGCGTTAACCTTGGAATACCTGGAGGCAGAGTTTTATGCTAATTCGTTAACGGCGCTGCCAGGTATGGGCGCCCCAACAGCTGCACAAAATGCGATCAAGGTAATTGCTGATCACGAAGCAGCGCATGTTACCCTGCTGAAAAATGTTATCAACAGCCTGGGAAGTACTCCCGTTCCAAAACCTACATTCGATTTTACCGCGGGCGGGGCTTTCAATGACGTATATACGAATTATGACCTATTTTTAGCGGTAGCGCAAACATTCGAGGACACCGGGGTTAGGGCCTACAAGGGCAGGGCCGCTGAAATTGTTGGGGGCGGTGATATACTGGAAGCCGCTTTGAATATCCATTCCGTGGAAGCAAGGCACGCTTCCCATATCCGCCAAATGCGCAGGGCCAGGAGTTCCGATACCAGCATTAACATCAAACCATGGATCACGTTGAATGAAACAGCCGGCATCGGTAGCGCCGTGCAAGCAAGTTATAACGGGGAAGAGAACGTGGTGCAAGCAACAGTTAATATAGCGAACCTACCGAGTGTTTCCGGAACGATCGGCATGACTGCCGCTTCAGAGTCATTTGACGAGGGATTGACGAAAGACCAAGTACTGGCCATCGTTGCTCCTTTTATTGTCGGGTAA
- a CDS encoding IPT/TIG domain-containing protein: MKRIIHLHTATIILSLCCLWICFGTSCEKDDNPGPPILERVRLIAKDSTTSLGYTSNMYAIIGQNLGTTVKVSFNGVAAYLNPTLITDNNIIVTVPKDAPWKDQPDKITVETMFGTADIDFKIQQPGPEIDNFDPKAAGEGDIVTITGEVFDGLERVMFDSTEAEVVSSSSTEIKVKVPAGIVQAFIHVFTPGGVATSAAAFGFKYVVYDDDLAGSWWKGGWGNITTWNSAEVVKRGASSIKIEYTGAWSGFQTGYSGAEINLSEYAAIKLSVYGAIGGGNRKVKLVVNGNYDGGYEFMVNEGEWQDLTIPLNAVGSPATLQEIVIQEFEGNATTKIYVDDIGLI; encoded by the coding sequence ATGAAAAGAATTATTCATTTACATACAGCGACCATAATCCTTAGCTTATGCTGCCTATGGATATGTTTCGGAACATCTTGCGAAAAAGATGATAATCCCGGTCCACCGATCTTGGAAAGGGTTCGATTGATAGCCAAAGATTCAACAACAAGCCTGGGTTATACCAGCAATATGTACGCGATCATCGGTCAGAATCTAGGCACAACCGTAAAAGTTTCATTCAACGGAGTTGCTGCTTACCTGAACCCAACATTAATTACTGATAATAATATCATCGTAACCGTTCCGAAAGATGCGCCTTGGAAGGATCAACCCGATAAGATAACGGTGGAAACAATGTTCGGTACGGCCGATATTGATTTTAAAATACAACAACCCGGACCTGAAATTGACAATTTCGATCCGAAAGCTGCGGGTGAAGGTGATATCGTTACAATAACAGGTGAAGTATTCGATGGTTTGGAAAGAGTGATGTTCGACAGCACCGAGGCCGAGGTAGTAAGCAGTAGCTCAACTGAAATAAAGGTCAAGGTGCCGGCGGGAATCGTACAGGCATTTATCCATGTATTTACACCCGGCGGTGTGGCTACTTCGGCGGCGGCATTCGGATTTAAATACGTTGTTTACGATGATGACCTGGCGGGAAGTTGGTGGAAAGGTGGTTGGGGAAATATTACCACCTGGAATAGCGCTGAAGTTGTAAAACGTGGGGCATCCTCAATTAAGATTGAATACACCGGCGCTTGGAGTGGTTTCCAAACTGGGTATAGCGGCGCTGAAATCAATTTATCAGAATATGCAGCTATAAAATTATCTGTGTATGGTGCTATCGGCGGCGGCAATCGGAAAGTTAAACTTGTAGTAAACGGCAACTATGATGGCGGGTACGAATTTATGGTTAATGAAGGCGAATGGCAAGATCTGACAATCCCGTTAAACGCTGTCGGAAGTCCCGCTACTTTACAGGAAATAGTTATCCAGGAGTTTGAAGGAAATGCTACCACCAAAATATACGTGGATGATATAGGATTGATCTAA
- a CDS encoding alpha/beta fold hydrolase gives MTSPIILLHGALGSKDQYHDYLKIIGKEYEVYAFDFAGHGKQVDQPESLSIELLSNQLLGFINDNGLMKPLVFGYSMGGYVALYAELISPGTLGGVICLGTKFKWDPGSAAGERAKLNAETIRTKAPGFMDNLVKLHGENWESLLEKTGSLMEKLGNRPILTNAGLGQLDLPVHIYLGELDKMVTVGESEAAARALLKSAFTVIPGLKHPLEQLNAMVLLKIINNFIAENQ, from the coding sequence ATGACAAGTCCTATCATCCTGCTTCATGGCGCCCTTGGATCAAAAGATCAGTATCATGACTATTTGAAGATTATTGGTAAGGAATACGAAGTATATGCATTTGATTTTGCCGGTCATGGTAAACAGGTCGATCAGCCGGAATCGTTAAGTATCGAATTGTTGTCAAATCAACTATTAGGATTTATTAATGACAATGGATTGATGAAACCCCTTGTATTTGGATATAGCATGGGAGGATACGTGGCATTGTACGCGGAATTGATTTCCCCGGGAACTTTAGGCGGGGTTATTTGCCTAGGAACCAAGTTTAAATGGGACCCGGGTTCTGCCGCGGGGGAGCGTGCAAAATTGAACGCCGAAACTATTAGGACGAAAGCGCCGGGTTTCATGGACAACCTGGTTAAATTACATGGGGAGAACTGGGAATCGCTATTAGAGAAAACCGGGAGCCTAATGGAGAAATTGGGGAACCGCCCGATATTAACCAATGCAGGTTTAGGGCAGTTGGATTTACCCGTGCATATTTACCTCGGTGAATTAGATAAGATGGTAACTGTTGGGGAGTCCGAAGCAGCAGCTAGGGCGCTGCTGAAATCCGCTTTTACGGTTATCCCGGGGTTAAAGCACCCGCTGGAACAATTAAACGCAATGGTATTATTGAAAATAATTAATAATTTTATAGCTGAAAATCAATAG
- a CDS encoding glycoside hydrolase family 26 protein, with translation MKKLITCIFTILIAHFALAQQLIDGAATRQTKNLYRNLFKLSGKAVLLGQQDALAYGVNWKYVDGKCDMKELAGDYPAVLGWDLGHIENGSAVNLDSVPFEKMRAYILETYNRGGVNTISWHGNNPVNDSSAWNTAPGTVKSILPGGAYHEKFITWLDKIATFLESLKNNDGEYIPVLFRPFHELTGDWFWWGTKSSGAEEFKELFRFTVMYLRDVKQLHHLIYVYNTSQTPNKESFLERYPGDAYVDVLSFDAYQYVDPSKDDSFTKSVHKNLQEVYELASRKQKLLALAETGYERIPYEKWWTHSLWPAIKDIPLSYILLWRNAGWRPHEKNMHYYVPFKGDVSAGDFKSFCEKPGVYLSTDALKEGLYQ, from the coding sequence ATGAAGAAACTGATTACTTGTATTTTCACGATATTAATAGCACATTTTGCATTGGCCCAGCAACTAATCGATGGGGCTGCGACGCGGCAAACGAAGAATTTATACCGGAACTTGTTTAAATTATCAGGTAAAGCTGTCTTACTAGGACAGCAAGATGCACTCGCCTACGGCGTAAATTGGAAATACGTAGATGGGAAATGCGATATGAAAGAGCTTGCGGGTGATTATCCGGCGGTTTTGGGTTGGGATCTTGGGCATATTGAAAATGGTAGTGCAGTAAACTTGGATAGTGTACCGTTTGAAAAAATGCGGGCATATATCCTGGAAACATATAACAGGGGAGGGGTCAATACCATTTCTTGGCATGGTAATAATCCAGTGAATGATTCTTCGGCTTGGAATACGGCTCCGGGTACGGTGAAGTCTATCTTACCCGGCGGTGCTTACCATGAAAAATTTATTACCTGGTTAGATAAAATCGCTACGTTCTTAGAGTCCTTAAAAAATAACGATGGTGAGTATATACCGGTATTATTCCGGCCATTCCATGAACTGACAGGGGATTGGTTTTGGTGGGGAACAAAATCTTCCGGCGCGGAGGAATTTAAGGAGTTGTTCCGGTTTACAGTAATGTACTTGAGAGATGTAAAGCAACTACATCATTTAATTTATGTTTACAATACATCGCAAACTCCAAACAAAGAATCCTTTTTAGAACGTTATCCCGGCGATGCTTATGTTGATGTCTTGAGCTTCGATGCATATCAATATGTTGATCCTTCCAAGGATGACAGCTTTACCAAGTCTGTACATAAAAATTTACAAGAAGTTTACGAGCTTGCAAGCCGGAAACAGAAATTGCTGGCCTTGGCAGAAACAGGTTACGAGCGGATCCCGTATGAAAAATGGTGGACGCATTCTCTTTGGCCTGCCATCAAGGATATTCCGTTATCATACATACTGCTTTGGAGGAATGCCGGATGGCGGCCCCATGAGAAGAATATGCATTATTACGTGCCATTCAAGGGAGATGTGTCCGCCGGTGATTTTAAAAGTTTTTGTGAGAAGCCCGGTGTGTATTTATCGACGGACGCACTGAAAGAAGGTTTGTATCAATAA
- a CDS encoding ferritin-like domain-containing protein, with protein sequence MSGNLLPKNPGKQNETFVPPNVSRRHFLAYAGVFGGLTTVALACSDDDNDNGSGGVSLGTGDVAILNYAYALEQLEAAFYTQVVASPFSGITDGELALLTDIRDHEIAHREFFKLALSSNAIPALSVNFSTIDFTKRDSVLATAKAFEDLGVSAYNGAGRYIQTADYLVIAGKIVSVEARHAAYVRDLISNGSFAGNDVVAMDTGLDLSRKPKEVLSIASAYINTKINAGGLPS encoded by the coding sequence ATGAGTGGAAACCTTTTGCCTAAAAATCCGGGCAAGCAAAACGAAACCTTCGTTCCCCCTAATGTTTCAAGGCGCCATTTCCTAGCATATGCAGGCGTCTTCGGTGGATTAACAACAGTGGCCCTGGCTTGTAGTGATGATGATAACGACAATGGTAGTGGTGGCGTAAGTTTAGGCACGGGCGATGTTGCCATCCTCAATTACGCGTATGCTTTGGAACAATTGGAAGCTGCATTTTACACGCAAGTTGTGGCCAGCCCATTTTCCGGGATTACAGATGGCGAGTTAGCCTTGTTGACCGACATCCGCGATCACGAAATCGCGCATCGAGAATTTTTTAAACTGGCCTTAAGTAGTAATGCGATCCCGGCGCTGAGCGTGAATTTCAGCACCATAGATTTTACAAAACGCGATTCTGTTTTGGCTACGGCAAAGGCTTTTGAAGATTTGGGCGTATCGGCATATAACGGCGCCGGCCGTTATATTCAAACGGCGGACTACCTAGTTATAGCAGGTAAAATCGTTTCTGTTGAAGCGAGGCATGCGGCCTACGTTCGCGATCTAATCAGCAACGGGAGCTTCGCCGGTAATGATGTAGTAGCAATGGATACCGGGCTTGACCTGAGCCGGAAACCGAAAGAGGTACTTTCCATTGCATCAGCTTACATCAATACCAAGATCAATGCCGGCGGCTTGCCTTCTTAA
- a CDS encoding helix-turn-helix domain-containing protein: MKTGILKEITPLTQSDCFTIFSRRKSKFDFPLHLHEEYELNLIKNAKNAKRVVGDHMDEIGEWELVLVGPNVPHAWFTHDCKSPEIHEVTIQFHKDLFDDRLLRRNQLSFIRNMFEKSSRGILFSDETIQLVAPRILQLNKKQGFDSILELMSILHDLSISRNFRMLADVNFSNYELPTYNSRRIEKTFEYMNQNFDKPISLGELAKIANMSEVSFSRFFKQRTGNTFVDSLNDIRLGHATRMLIDTTQSVAEVAYNCGFNNISNFNRIFKKKKNCTPKEFRDRFSGTRIFI; this comes from the coding sequence ATGAAAACTGGCATATTAAAAGAAATCACACCGCTCACTCAAAGTGACTGCTTTACTATTTTCAGCAGGCGCAAATCTAAATTTGATTTCCCGCTGCATTTACATGAAGAATATGAACTGAACTTGATCAAGAATGCCAAGAACGCCAAGAGAGTTGTAGGTGATCATATGGATGAAATAGGCGAATGGGAGCTCGTGCTGGTTGGTCCCAACGTACCGCATGCCTGGTTCACGCATGACTGTAAAAGCCCGGAAATACACGAGGTTACTATACAATTCCATAAAGATTTATTCGATGACAGGCTGCTGCGTAGGAACCAGCTTAGTTTTATCCGCAACATGTTTGAAAAATCGAGCCGGGGCATCCTTTTTTCAGACGAAACGATCCAGTTAGTAGCCCCGAGGATTTTGCAACTCAACAAAAAACAAGGCTTCGATTCTATATTGGAACTGATGTCCATATTACACGACCTATCTATTTCGAGAAATTTCAGGATGCTGGCAGATGTAAACTTTTCCAATTACGAACTGCCGACATATAACAGCCGCAGGATCGAGAAGACTTTTGAGTATATGAATCAAAATTTTGACAAGCCGATCAGCCTCGGGGAACTCGCCAAAATTGCCAACATGAGCGAAGTATCATTCAGCCGCTTTTTTAAACAACGAACCGGCAACACTTTCGTTGACAGTTTAAACGATATTAGGTTGGGACATGCCACGCGGATGCTGATAGATACTACGCAATCGGTAGCGGAAGTCGCCTATAACTGCGGGTTCAATAATATTTCCAACTTCAACAGGATATTTAAGAAAAAAAAGAATTGCACTCCGAAAGAATTTAGGGACCGGTTTTCAGGAACTAGGATCTTCATTTAA
- a CDS encoding RagB/SusD family nutrient uptake outer membrane protein, with protein MKLYYNSLKIAGLSAILLLTNCSKDFLNKPPEDQIVTANFYKTEEQVVASTNILYGLPWFNFNTKAFWAITELSGGNGRSWSGDVVNFSDLTVTGDNQLLYSAWESLYSVVAQSNMLLVNLPKYVDPSISQTVVNNALGEAHFMRGMAYFFLVRLFGAVPIIENNFEHVYDPLLPRHRVEDVYQFIINDFTFAEANCYSKLRTSTYANNTHVSSGSASAMLAKIYLYLKDYPKAREKSELVINSGEFKLYGLEVPGTDFDGLFRTKNNNNEESIVALQWTVDLVKYGVQNAVQASFALNSTITGTGDGWAVLGPTIDLQRAFEPGDIRRKSTIMLPGDFYPEINQAAGGFTVPEDANAQGTRAAIKKYVVGTPADNGGIGAMQKTANNTYLMRMAEVYLVHAESILADQESTSDPAALASFNKIRRRAGLGDKPNITQDDILRERRVEFAIEGDYWFDLGRINRAKAINIMNNQERGTYSNDNPPEIYSAHINMTEDKFLFPIPTSEVAKNPKFMEAPVPYEF; from the coding sequence ATGAAACTTTATTATAATTCATTAAAAATTGCCGGCTTATCGGCCATCTTGCTCCTGACAAATTGTAGCAAGGATTTCTTGAACAAACCGCCGGAAGATCAAATCGTGACGGCTAATTTTTATAAAACGGAAGAACAAGTCGTTGCTAGCACCAACATCTTGTACGGCTTGCCTTGGTTTAACTTTAATACGAAAGCTTTCTGGGCCATTACAGAACTGTCGGGCGGTAATGGCAGGAGCTGGTCGGGGGATGTTGTTAATTTTAGCGATCTTACCGTCACCGGCGACAACCAGCTTTTATACAGCGCTTGGGAATCATTATATTCTGTTGTAGCGCAAAGTAATATGTTGCTTGTAAACCTGCCGAAGTACGTGGATCCGTCTATTTCACAAACGGTAGTTAACAATGCCCTCGGGGAAGCGCATTTCATGAGGGGGATGGCTTACTTTTTCCTGGTGCGGTTATTTGGTGCGGTGCCCATAATTGAAAATAATTTTGAGCATGTGTACGATCCCTTGTTGCCAAGGCACCGGGTTGAAGATGTATATCAATTCATCATCAATGATTTTACATTCGCGGAAGCAAATTGCTATTCGAAATTGAGGACTTCCACCTATGCCAATAATACGCATGTATCAAGTGGCAGCGCTTCGGCAATGTTGGCCAAAATTTACCTTTACTTGAAAGACTATCCGAAGGCAAGGGAGAAGTCGGAATTGGTTATTAATTCAGGCGAATTTAAACTTTACGGGCTGGAAGTACCGGGTACTGATTTTGACGGTTTATTCCGCACCAAGAATAATAATAATGAAGAATCGATCGTTGCGCTTCAATGGACAGTGGACCTGGTTAAATACGGTGTACAGAACGCGGTACAAGCATCTTTCGCATTAAATTCCACGATTACCGGAACCGGCGATGGCTGGGCTGTTTTAGGTCCAACTATAGATTTGCAAAGGGCTTTTGAACCGGGTGATATCCGCAGGAAATCTACGATTATGCTTCCCGGTGATTTCTACCCGGAAATAAACCAGGCTGCCGGAGGGTTTACCGTACCAGAAGATGCAAACGCGCAAGGCACGCGTGCGGCGATCAAGAAATACGTCGTGGGAACGCCTGCCGATAACGGTGGGATTGGCGCCATGCAGAAAACGGCCAATAATACTTACCTCATGCGGATGGCAGAAGTATACCTGGTCCATGCCGAGTCGATCTTGGCAGATCAAGAAAGTACCAGTGATCCCGCGGCCTTGGCATCCTTCAACAAAATTCGTCGCCGTGCGGGGCTTGGAGATAAGCCGAACATCACCCAGGATGATATACTCCGGGAAAGAAGGGTTGAATTTGCTATCGAAGGTGATTATTGGTTCGACCTGGGACGAATTAATCGCGCGAAGGCAATTAATATCATGAATAACCAGGAAAGGGGAACCTATAGTAATGATAACCCACCGGAAATATATTCCGCGCACATCAACATGACGGAAGATAAATTCCTGTTCCCGATCCCGACCAGTGAAGTTGCGAAGAATCCAAAATTCATGGAAGCCCCGGTACCTTACGAGTTTTAA
- a CDS encoding SusC/RagA family TonB-linked outer membrane protein, translated as MKKILRFSVMLCLCSILTHIPAYAQVKNIKGVIHDDKGNALPGATVKVKNLNVAVVTDADGKFTINVPAEGKVLVFSFIGLETSEEPIGQKTHFDIILKTAARNLGDVVVIGYGSQNRQDVNGSVSSVKAKDIENLAQSSIDQMLQGKAAGVMVTQNSGQPGSLTSVRIRGVTSLTMSNEPLYVIDGVQISGDGRNASSSGRSVVSGPQSLSGGGQTALSPLAALNPNDILSIDILKDASATAIFGSRASNGVVIITTKKGKNGTGRLNYDGYYGIQQPSKYLDVMNLRQYATLENELATAYGVEPRQEFADISLLGKGTDWQREIFQDAAMQNHSLSFSGGKDGVNYYLSGGFMDQDGIVIGSYFKRYSVRANVDGQVNRWLKVGTNITASRTKENITVNDLKEGIVSLALQQAPDIAVYNMDGTFAGPEAGKDDGEGNENPVAKALSVKNWVTRNKILGNIYADFTFSKDVSFRSELSGDFNFAGNTIFKPTYKWGRFENKSATLYEGRNNSIFWSVRNYLTYHHVFDKHSITAMVGHEAMESSWEGISAMRQGFYTNDIYAIDAGSVDGASNGGYKGSGSQQSFYGRVLYDFNNRYGLTATMRADGSSKYDQIAKNQWGYFPAFAASWKLYNEPFMQQINKVVNNIRLKAGWGVVGNQDIAGFLYGSSLAAEPTGMGTGFRTARFPNPDLKWESATQTNIGIDFSVLNERLFATVEWYSKISKDFLYQLPLPTYLTGAPDYNGGVAPPYVNLGKMHNQGIDVTLTYKTMPGKDFNWSSTLTFSQYKNNVQELYLKDFDITKTLTSGFLSFPLTRTIEGQSMGLFYGYKADGIFKDAASIHDQPRQFGADFGEANGETWLGDVKYVDVNGDGEVNELDRTFIGSPHPKFTFGFNNTFSYKNIDLNIFLQGSYGNKILNLTKVSAGGLQRLYTNQFADVADFYRADNTDTDIPRARRGDDNPNLFLSDRFMEDGSYLRIQTVNLGYNFNPALLRRLHLTRLKAFASVQNLYTFTKYSGYDPEVGAYNGDALQLGIDNGRYPTPRVITFGLNAEF; from the coding sequence ATGAAAAAAATTCTACGCTTCAGTGTAATGCTGTGCCTATGCAGCATACTTACACATATTCCTGCCTATGCACAGGTCAAGAATATCAAGGGGGTGATTCATGACGATAAAGGAAATGCCTTGCCCGGCGCTACCGTGAAAGTAAAGAATCTAAATGTAGCGGTAGTGACGGATGCCGATGGTAAGTTTACCATCAACGTGCCTGCTGAAGGTAAGGTATTGGTATTCTCTTTTATCGGATTGGAAACCTCGGAAGAACCTATCGGTCAGAAAACCCATTTCGATATCATCCTGAAAACTGCTGCCAGGAACCTCGGTGATGTAGTCGTGATCGGTTACGGTTCCCAAAATAGGCAGGATGTAAACGGTTCCGTTTCTTCCGTTAAGGCTAAAGATATCGAGAACTTGGCCCAAAGCAGTATCGATCAAATGCTACAAGGAAAAGCCGCGGGGGTGATGGTTACCCAAAACAGCGGTCAACCCGGAAGCTTAACCTCCGTTAGGATCCGCGGCGTTACGTCGCTTACCATGAGCAATGAACCGCTATATGTTATTGATGGTGTGCAGATAAGTGGCGATGGCAGGAATGCAAGCAGCAGCGGTAGATCCGTTGTTTCCGGCCCACAATCTTTATCCGGTGGCGGACAAACAGCCTTGAGTCCATTAGCCGCCTTAAACCCCAATGATATACTATCAATTGATATATTAAAAGATGCCTCGGCTACTGCCATCTTCGGTTCACGCGCTTCAAACGGTGTCGTAATCATCACTACCAAGAAAGGAAAGAATGGCACCGGGCGACTTAATTACGACGGCTATTACGGTATTCAACAACCTTCCAAATACTTGGATGTAATGAACTTGCGCCAATATGCTACCCTTGAAAACGAATTGGCTACTGCTTACGGAGTAGAGCCCAGGCAAGAGTTTGCTGACATCAGTTTATTAGGTAAAGGAACAGATTGGCAAAGGGAAATTTTCCAGGATGCCGCCATGCAGAACCACAGCCTTTCCTTTTCAGGTGGTAAAGATGGTGTTAACTATTATTTATCCGGGGGCTTCATGGATCAAGATGGTATCGTAATCGGTTCATACTTCAAAAGGTACTCGGTACGGGCCAACGTGGATGGACAGGTAAACCGCTGGTTGAAAGTGGGGACCAATATTACGGCCAGCCGTACCAAGGAAAATATCACGGTAAACGATCTGAAGGAAGGTATCGTTAGCCTGGCACTACAGCAGGCGCCGGATATTGCCGTGTACAATATGGATGGAACATTTGCCGGGCCGGAAGCGGGAAAAGATGATGGCGAAGGGAATGAAAACCCGGTGGCCAAGGCTTTAAGTGTTAAGAACTGGGTAACGCGGAATAAAATATTGGGAAATATTTACGCCGACTTTACCTTCTCCAAGGATGTATCATTCCGATCTGAATTAAGCGGGGATTTTAACTTCGCGGGTAATACTATCTTTAAGCCGACATACAAATGGGGCCGTTTCGAAAATAAGAGCGCTACCTTATACGAAGGAAGGAACAACAGTATCTTTTGGTCTGTAAGGAATTATTTGACTTATCATCATGTTTTTGATAAACATTCCATTACTGCCATGGTCGGACACGAGGCGATGGAGTCTAGCTGGGAAGGCATTTCCGCGATGCGACAGGGATTTTATACAAATGATATTTACGCGATCGATGCAGGTAGCGTTGACGGTGCTTCGAATGGTGGCTACAAGGGTAGCGGATCGCAACAGTCTTTTTACGGCAGGGTTTTATATGATTTCAATAACCGTTACGGTTTAACTGCTACGATGCGGGCAGATGGTTCTTCAAAGTACGACCAGATCGCTAAAAATCAGTGGGGCTATTTCCCGGCTTTCGCGGCATCTTGGAAGTTGTACAATGAACCTTTTATGCAACAAATCAACAAGGTAGTGAACAACATTCGCCTAAAAGCTGGTTGGGGCGTTGTTGGAAACCAAGATATCGCGGGATTCCTTTACGGTTCTTCCTTGGCCGCGGAGCCAACCGGTATGGGTACGGGTTTCAGAACGGCGCGTTTCCCCAACCCGGATCTAAAATGGGAGTCTGCAACACAGACCAATATCGGTATCGATTTCAGTGTACTGAACGAAAGATTGTTTGCAACGGTGGAATGGTATAGTAAAATCTCGAAGGATTTCTTATACCAATTGCCATTGCCAACTTATTTAACGGGAGCGCCCGATTATAATGGTGGTGTTGCCCCGCCTTATGTCAATTTGGGTAAGATGCATAATCAGGGTATCGATGTTACGCTGACTTACAAAACGATGCCCGGGAAAGATTTTAACTGGTCGAGTACCTTAACATTCTCCCAATATAAAAACAATGTACAGGAATTATATTTAAAGGATTTTGATATAACTAAAACATTGACTTCAGGCTTCTTGTCATTTCCATTAACCAGGACGATCGAGGGGCAATCGATGGGTTTGTTCTATGGCTATAAGGCTGATGGAATATTCAAAGATGCCGCTAGCATACATGATCAACCGAGGCAATTCGGTGCCGATTTTGGCGAAGCCAACGGTGAAACTTGGCTCGGTGACGTAAAGTATGTAGATGTAAATGGAGATGGAGAAGTAAATGAGCTGGATAGGACATTTATCGGCTCCCCGCATCCGAAATTCACTTTCGGTTTTAATAATACGTTTTCATATAAAAACATCGATTTAAATATCTTCTTACAAGGTTCTTACGGGAATAAAATCTTGAATTTAACGAAAGTATCTGCCGGTGGATTACAAAGGTTATACACGAACCAATTTGCGGATGTAGCAGATTTTTACCGCGCTGATAATACGGATACTGATATCCCGCGAGCCAGGAGGGGAGATGATAACCCGAACCTTTTCCTGAGTGATCGCTTCATGGAAGATGGATCATATCTGAGGATACAAACGGTGAATTTAGGATATAATTTTAATCCCGCTTTATTACGCCGCTTGCATCTCACGAGGCTGAAGGCTTTCGCGAGCGTGCAAAACCTTTACACTTTCACGAAATATAGTGGATACGATCCCGAAGTAGGCGCCTATAACGGGGATGCCTTGCAATTGGGTATTGATAACGGTAGGTATCCAACACCGCGCGTAATTACGTTCGGCTTAAACGCGGAATTTTAA